A portion of the Magnetococcus sp. PR-3 genome contains these proteins:
- a CDS encoding carboxynorspermidine decarboxylase: MSITPTSWIEDPMTDLPGESLVRQLDLTKIPSPHYLLDGQRLMQNGRILADVAQRSGATIILALKAFAHAQALAYLKPYLHGVAASSLHEAQLGKKAVGGALHLYAPAYQPEAMAYYAEHASHIVFNSFGQWRRYKTHLRDSSASVGIRINPEHSTRTDFDSCDPCQPGSRLGVPAALFEADAVDGLEGLHFHTLCMQGPEALAETLAAVEAKFGVWLPKLKWVNFGGGHLITHPDYDRDRLVELIKAFSARYGVQVILEPGAGAVFGSGVLVAQVEDIIHTELPSVVLDVSAAAHVTDVLDLGWRPTLWGAGRAQEYAHTYRLGGHSCLSGDYFGLYSFPHPLQVGQRLVFLDMAHYTLVKMTTFNGLQPPPVHLLNEGSLDLLQGQLGLQP; encoded by the coding sequence ATGAGCATCACTCCAACCAGCTGGATCGAAGACCCCATGACGGACCTGCCGGGTGAGAGCCTGGTGCGGCAGCTTGATCTGACCAAGATCCCCAGCCCCCACTACCTGTTGGATGGGCAAAGATTAATGCAAAATGGTCGCATCCTGGCGGATGTCGCGCAGCGCAGTGGGGCCACCATAATCCTGGCGCTTAAAGCGTTTGCCCATGCGCAGGCGTTGGCGTACTTAAAGCCCTATCTGCATGGGGTCGCCGCCAGTTCGTTGCATGAGGCCCAGTTGGGGAAAAAGGCTGTTGGGGGGGCGTTGCATCTCTACGCACCGGCCTATCAACCTGAGGCGATGGCCTACTACGCAGAACATGCCAGCCATATTGTGTTTAACTCCTTTGGCCAGTGGCGGCGCTATAAGACGCACCTACGTGACAGCAGCGCTTCGGTGGGCATACGCATCAACCCCGAGCACTCTACCCGTACAGATTTTGACAGCTGCGACCCTTGCCAACCGGGCTCCCGCCTGGGGGTACCTGCTGCGCTGTTTGAGGCCGATGCGGTGGATGGCCTGGAAGGGTTGCACTTTCACACCCTCTGTATGCAGGGTCCTGAGGCCCTGGCAGAGACGCTGGCGGCGGTAGAGGCCAAGTTTGGCGTGTGGCTGCCTAAGCTCAAGTGGGTCAATTTTGGCGGGGGGCATTTAATCACCCACCCAGATTATGACCGTGACCGGTTGGTTGAGTTGATTAAGGCTTTTAGCGCCCGTTATGGGGTGCAGGTTATTTTGGAGCCTGGGGCTGGGGCGGTGTTTGGCAGTGGGGTGTTGGTGGCCCAGGTGGAGGATATTATCCACACCGAGCTGCCCAGTGTGGTGTTGGATGTCTCTGCCGCTGCCCATGTGACCGATGTGCTGGATCTGGGCTGGCGTCCGACCCTATGGGGCGCGGGGCGGGCTCAAGAGTATGCACACACCTATCGGCTGGGGGGGCACTCCTGCCTATCTGGGGACTATTTTGGTCTCTACAGCTTTCCGCACCCTTTGCAGGTGGGGCAGCGCTTGGTGTTTTTGGATATGGCCCACTACACCTTGGTAAAAATGACCACCTTTAACGGCTTGCAACCCCCACCGGTGCATCTTTTAAACGAGGGGTCACTTGATCTCTTGCAGGGCCAGCTTGGCCTCCAACCGTAG
- a CDS encoding response regulator yields MSDKARILVVDDAPENIAVISNTLKEDYTILAATRGEKALEIAAKTPSPDLILLDIMMPGMDGYEVCRRLKSAPATRSIPIIFLTSKDTILDEAKGLMLGAVDYMMKPVDATLVKARIRAHLMQQQMWKKREANLLDHILRLEAKLALQEIK; encoded by the coding sequence ATGTCTGACAAAGCGCGTATTCTGGTGGTGGATGATGCCCCGGAAAACATCGCCGTGATAAGCAACACCTTGAAAGAGGACTATACAATCCTTGCCGCCACCCGTGGTGAAAAGGCCTTGGAGATTGCCGCCAAGACCCCCAGCCCAGATCTGATTTTGCTGGATATTATGATGCCAGGTATGGATGGCTACGAGGTGTGCCGCCGCCTCAAGAGCGCCCCGGCCACCCGCAGCATTCCCATTATCTTCCTCACCAGTAAGGATACGATTTTGGATGAGGCCAAAGGGCTGATGTTGGGCGCGGTGGATTATATGATGAAACCGGTGGATGCCACCCTGGTTAAAGCGCGCATTCGTGCCCACCTGATGCAACAGCAGATGTGGAAAAAACGGGAAGCCAACCTGCTGGACCACATTCTACGGTTGGAGGCCAAGCTGGCCCTGCAAGAGATCAAGTGA
- a CDS encoding response regulator transcription factor, translated as MSKARVYLVEDDADFRQSLCWLLESIEVEAICCDGGDAFLEKWNPGEPSCIILDLRMPRMGGLELQKRIRDHDQNTTVIFLSGHGTLQTAVHAMKQGAADFFEKPLDEQRFLDRVQEVLLDLEARKQTVAGQSVLLKALEELTRREREIFELLLQGHTTKQMAESLNVSNRTVDTHRANILGKLEARSMVELISRYRDVPL; from the coding sequence ATGAGTAAAGCACGGGTCTATTTGGTGGAAGATGATGCCGACTTCCGGCAATCTCTCTGCTGGTTACTGGAGTCGATTGAGGTTGAGGCGATCTGCTGTGATGGGGGCGATGCGTTCCTGGAGAAGTGGAACCCTGGCGAGCCCAGCTGCATTATTTTGGACCTGCGCATGCCCCGCATGGGGGGGCTGGAGCTACAAAAGCGTATTCGAGATCATGACCAAAACACCACGGTGATCTTTTTATCCGGCCACGGCACCCTACAGACGGCGGTACACGCCATGAAACAAGGTGCCGCCGATTTTTTTGAAAAACCCTTGGATGAACAACGCTTTCTAGATCGGGTTCAGGAAGTTCTGTTGGATCTGGAAGCACGCAAACAGACGGTTGCCGGACAGAGCGTGCTGCTTAAGGCGCTCGAAGAGCTCACCCGCCGGGAACGGGAAATTTTTGAACTGCTGCTGCAAGGCCACACCACCAAGCAGATGGCGGAAAGTTTAAATGTCTCCAACCGCACCGTCGACACCCACCGCGCCAATATATTGGGCAAGCTCGAGGCCCGCTCCATGGTTGAGCTGATCTCCCGCTACCGAGATGTCCCCCTCTAA
- a CDS encoding sensor histidine kinase: MQTPTPIHSVHTVPLPPAMRRRALLRFIPLLVLTSGLLFLVMWIPWWLDGQLQVQSEKLRHQAQLTLVKQRLDNSFQVVVQDLKLLSGNPSLMRYLTRSDEPHRQQVEAQFLRFANIRGVYDQIRLLDHNGMELIRINRSEGRSAVVPAYKRQSKKHRYYFKQSWAMAPGRIYVSKMDLNMENGQIQHPLKPMIRFAVPIADLQGRKRAVVVLNYRAQQVLDLFKNAMTINRRGAMLCDADGYWMVGRTPQEEWGFMFDHGLRFDTRMAKTWQEITQQPQGVIENSDGLFFFRTVDPISQLWRDHTDTPPVWAKNYHWKAVSWIPPHAWPTPWNSPFWILTYILLLSLAAIALWQLLLGRIKQGYWVQEIAHSESRLRAVFDNAAVGVAVVDDQGMVRQANATLLRMFGMQSHGPLCLHWPSFIHPEEKLTVEELLAGMSRHNKQAPSRTIRHERAGQWWYARTFISPVFNEDVATPLAMLILEDVSEWVEADRKERELQDQLLHMGRVSQMGELAASLAHEVNTPLGTIVNYAQGALRRMDNGHCDTKQLATALRSIDGQARRISAIISRVRGFMTKQEVPPLKRFNMLDLLQDTRTFLEPRLERTQAEVDIQPKVGDFFIKADPIQMEQLVMNLLFNAVEAMEFNTEHPRQVSIQCVAQSPGTLQLVIVDNGPPMAADALEQAQEPFYTTKPYGMGMGLAICRTIVENHGGDLQMAPNPERGATVTILLPTGLEQEHLVLEHDHE, encoded by the coding sequence GTGCAGACACCTACCCCGATCCATTCTGTCCATACAGTACCGCTGCCACCGGCCATGCGCCGCCGTGCGCTGTTGCGTTTTATACCGCTGCTGGTGTTAACCTCTGGCTTACTATTTTTGGTCATGTGGATCCCCTGGTGGTTGGATGGACAGCTGCAAGTTCAGTCTGAAAAACTGCGTCACCAGGCGCAGCTAACCTTGGTTAAACAGCGCCTGGACAACAGTTTTCAGGTGGTGGTGCAGGATCTTAAACTGCTCAGCGGCAACCCCAGTCTAATGCGCTATCTGACCCGCAGCGACGAACCCCACCGCCAACAGGTGGAGGCGCAGTTTTTACGGTTTGCCAATATCCGGGGGGTGTATGACCAAATCCGCCTGCTGGACCACAACGGTATGGAGCTCATCCGCATTAACCGCTCTGAAGGGCGCAGCGCGGTGGTGCCAGCCTACAAGCGCCAATCCAAAAAACACCGCTACTACTTTAAACAGAGCTGGGCCATGGCACCGGGGCGTATTTATGTCTCCAAAATGGACCTGAATATGGAGAATGGCCAGATCCAACACCCCTTAAAACCGATGATCCGCTTTGCCGTGCCCATTGCCGACCTACAAGGACGCAAACGGGCTGTGGTGGTGTTGAACTACCGCGCCCAACAGGTGTTGGACCTGTTTAAAAATGCCATGACCATCAACCGCAGAGGGGCCATGTTGTGCGATGCCGATGGCTACTGGATGGTCGGCCGCACCCCCCAGGAGGAGTGGGGGTTTATGTTTGACCATGGGTTGCGGTTTGATACCCGCATGGCCAAAACCTGGCAAGAGATTACTCAGCAGCCCCAAGGGGTGATTGAAAACAGCGACGGGCTGTTCTTTTTCCGTACCGTCGACCCGATCTCCCAACTCTGGCGGGATCATACCGACACCCCCCCAGTGTGGGCCAAAAACTACCACTGGAAGGCGGTGTCGTGGATCCCCCCCCATGCTTGGCCTACCCCATGGAACAGCCCCTTTTGGATCTTAACCTACATACTGCTGCTGAGTTTGGCGGCCATTGCCTTATGGCAGCTGCTGTTGGGACGTATTAAACAGGGCTATTGGGTGCAGGAGATCGCCCACAGTGAATCCCGCTTACGGGCGGTGTTTGATAACGCCGCCGTCGGCGTGGCGGTGGTGGATGACCAGGGTATGGTGCGTCAGGCCAACGCCACCTTGCTGCGTATGTTTGGTATGCAGTCCCACGGGCCGTTATGTCTCCACTGGCCCTCTTTTATTCACCCCGAAGAGAAGCTCACCGTAGAGGAGCTGTTGGCGGGCATGTCGCGCCACAACAAGCAGGCTCCATCCCGCACCATCCGCCATGAACGGGCGGGACAGTGGTGGTATGCCCGGACCTTTATCTCCCCGGTGTTTAATGAAGATGTCGCCACCCCTCTGGCCATGCTCATTTTAGAAGATGTCAGTGAGTGGGTAGAGGCCGACCGTAAAGAGCGTGAGCTGCAAGATCAGCTGCTGCACATGGGCCGGGTGAGCCAAATGGGGGAGCTGGCGGCCTCTCTGGCGCATGAGGTTAACACCCCCCTGGGGACCATTGTGAACTATGCCCAAGGGGCGCTGCGGCGCATGGATAACGGCCACTGCGACACCAAACAGTTGGCCACCGCCCTGCGGAGTATTGATGGCCAAGCCCGGCGCATTAGTGCCATTATCAGCCGGGTCCGGGGCTTTATGACCAAACAGGAAGTACCGCCCCTTAAACGCTTTAATATGCTGGATCTGCTACAAGATACCCGAACCTTCTTGGAACCACGCTTGGAACGCACCCAAGCAGAGGTTGACATCCAACCGAAAGTAGGGGACTTTTTTATTAAAGCGGATCCTATTCAAATGGAACAGTTGGTGATGAACCTGCTCTTCAACGCCGTTGAGGCGATGGAGTTTAACACCGAACACCCCAGACAGGTCTCCATACAGTGTGTCGCGCAGTCGCCGGGCACCCTGCAGCTTGTGATTGTGGATAACGGCCCCCCCATGGCCGCCGATGCACTGGAACAAGCCCAGGAGCCTTTTTACACCACCAAGCCCTATGGCATGGGTATGGGGCTGGCCATTTGCCGTACCATTGTGGAGAACCATGGTGGTGATTTACAGATGGCCCCCAACCCCGAGCGCGGTGCCACGGTAACCATCCTGTTACCCACGGGACTGGAGCAAGAACACCTAGTGTTGGAGCATGATCATGAGTAA
- the hrpB gene encoding ATP-dependent helicase HrpB has product MFTPPDLPIVASLTDVQQALSQHPCAILCAPPGSGKTTVVPLALMDAPWLAGQRILMLEPRRLAARAAARRMADLLGEPVGERVGYQVRFERKVSPQTRIEVVTEGILTRRLQQDPELQGVGAILFDEFHERSLQGDLGLALTLDLQQLRDDLRVLVMSATLETQKLATLLGEAPIIEAHGRSYPVEIRYRAQEAPHLVPAMVATIRQALDQSPGDLLAFLPGAGEIRRVEADLNANLPQGVTLLPLYGELSSQQQDRAVKPWQEGGRRVILATDIAETSLTIPGIRVVVDGGRCKRPRFHPGNGLTRLETLRISDASAQQRAGRAGRMAPGVCYRLWSETIQRGLQPATPPEIREADLAPLMLELALWGMPDPQQLAWLDAPPTGAVAQAWALLISLQAVDADHRITPQGRRMASLPLHPRLAHMVTVCDDAASQAMACDVAALLSERDPLRSRQRNLDLQARWQMLVRFRQRGDAGGGDEGALAAIVRAANQLRRLLKVSPKQQAQGDLALLLVAAYPDRVAQLRHGQRGVYRLASGRGVRVDERDPISGEPLLVIPALDAGEGEGRAYLAMGLEQDALMQQFPDSLVWQAHIVWSDRQQRVEANRQQRFGALVLAQQALQGEAPAEAVLAAMLTGVKRMGLAVLPWSPAAHQLKARMQLMATLEQGWPQMTEEALLAGLEQWLGPFISGINRRSQLERLNMVEILQAMMDWPQQQRLEQTLPTHYGVPSGSRIKLDYVQGEQPVLAVRIQELFGLAESPRLGGGNIAITLHLLNPARRPVQVTRDLKGFWDTTWPEVRKELRGRYPKHHWPEDPWQAQATARAKPRK; this is encoded by the coding sequence ATGTTTACCCCCCCGGACCTGCCCATTGTTGCATCCTTAACCGATGTGCAACAGGCCCTCAGCCAACACCCCTGTGCCATCCTTTGTGCCCCGCCAGGTTCGGGTAAAACCACGGTTGTGCCCCTGGCGTTGATGGATGCCCCGTGGCTGGCTGGGCAGCGGATTTTGATGCTGGAGCCCCGGCGTTTGGCCGCCCGCGCCGCCGCCAGGCGTATGGCTGACCTGCTGGGGGAACCGGTGGGGGAGCGGGTCGGTTATCAGGTTCGTTTTGAGCGTAAAGTGAGCCCGCAGACGCGTATTGAGGTGGTGACGGAGGGGATCCTAACCCGGCGCCTACAGCAGGATCCTGAGCTGCAAGGGGTGGGGGCGATCCTGTTTGATGAGTTTCATGAACGCTCCTTACAGGGTGACCTGGGCTTGGCTTTGACCCTGGATCTTCAGCAGCTGCGCGATGATCTGCGGGTGCTGGTGATGTCCGCCACCTTAGAGACCCAAAAACTGGCCACCCTGTTGGGCGAGGCGCCCATTATTGAGGCCCATGGGCGCAGTTACCCGGTAGAGATCCGCTACCGGGCGCAAGAGGCGCCCCATCTGGTGCCCGCCATGGTAGCGACCATTCGCCAAGCGCTGGATCAGTCGCCGGGGGATCTGCTGGCTTTTTTACCAGGAGCCGGTGAGATCCGCCGTGTGGAAGCAGATTTAAACGCCAACCTGCCCCAGGGTGTGACCCTGCTGCCGCTCTATGGAGAGCTGAGCAGCCAGCAGCAAGACCGGGCGGTTAAACCCTGGCAAGAGGGGGGGCGGCGGGTCATTTTGGCAACCGATATTGCGGAGACCAGCTTAACCATACCGGGGATCCGGGTGGTGGTGGATGGCGGGCGCTGTAAACGGCCACGTTTTCACCCCGGTAACGGTTTAACCCGGCTGGAGACCCTGCGTATTTCAGACGCCTCAGCCCAGCAGCGGGCGGGGCGGGCGGGGCGTATGGCCCCTGGTGTCTGTTACCGGTTGTGGTCCGAGACCATACAGCGGGGTTTGCAACCGGCCACCCCACCGGAAATTCGTGAAGCAGATTTGGCCCCATTAATGTTGGAGCTGGCCCTGTGGGGCATGCCCGACCCCCAGCAACTGGCGTGGTTGGATGCACCGCCTACAGGGGCGGTGGCCCAGGCCTGGGCTTTGTTGATCTCTTTACAGGCGGTGGATGCCGACCATCGCATCACCCCCCAGGGGCGGCGTATGGCGTCCCTGCCGCTGCACCCCCGTTTGGCCCATATGGTGACGGTGTGCGACGATGCCGCCAGCCAAGCCATGGCCTGTGATGTGGCGGCCCTGCTCAGTGAACGGGACCCGCTACGGTCACGGCAACGCAATTTGGATCTGCAGGCACGGTGGCAGATGTTGGTGCGCTTTCGGCAACGGGGGGATGCCGGGGGTGGGGATGAAGGGGCACTGGCCGCCATTGTACGGGCCGCCAACCAGCTACGGCGTTTGTTAAAGGTATCCCCCAAGCAGCAGGCTCAGGGGGATTTGGCGTTGCTGCTGGTGGCGGCCTATCCCGACCGGGTGGCCCAGTTACGCCATGGCCAGCGTGGGGTCTACCGGTTGGCCAGTGGGCGCGGGGTGCGGGTGGATGAACGGGACCCCATCAGTGGGGAGCCCTTGCTGGTTATCCCCGCGCTGGATGCAGGGGAGGGGGAGGGACGGGCCTATCTGGCCATGGGCTTGGAACAGGATGCCCTCATGCAGCAGTTTCCCGACAGCTTGGTGTGGCAGGCGCATATTGTCTGGTCGGATCGTCAACAGCGGGTAGAGGCCAACCGTCAACAGCGTTTTGGGGCGCTGGTGTTAGCCCAGCAGGCGTTGCAGGGAGAGGCCCCCGCTGAAGCTGTCTTGGCGGCCATGCTGACGGGGGTTAAGCGTATGGGGTTGGCGGTGTTGCCCTGGAGCCCCGCAGCCCATCAACTAAAAGCCCGCATGCAGCTTATGGCCACACTGGAGCAAGGGTGGCCGCAGATGACGGAAGAGGCGCTGCTGGCGGGGTTGGAGCAGTGGTTGGGACCCTTTATCAGCGGCATAAACCGACGCAGCCAACTGGAACGGTTGAACATGGTGGAGATCCTTCAAGCGATGATGGATTGGCCCCAGCAGCAGCGTTTGGAACAGACCCTGCCGACCCACTATGGGGTGCCCAGTGGCTCCCGCATTAAGCTCGACTATGTCCAGGGTGAGCAGCCGGTGTTGGCGGTGCGTATTCAGGAGCTGTTTGGGTTGGCGGAGAGTCCACGCTTGGGTGGGGGTAACATTGCCATCACCCTGCATCTACTCAACCCGGCACGGCGCCCGGTGCAGGTAACCCGTGATCTTAAAGGGTTTTGGGACACCACGTGGCCAGAGGTACGCAAAGAGCTGCGGGGGCGCTACCCCAAACACCACTGGCCGGAAGATCCCTGGCAGGCCCAGGCCACCGCCCGTGCCAAGCCAAGAAAGTAG
- a CDS encoding M20/M25/M40 family metallo-hydrolase — MLRLFESFFNPLAAVGQGEQGRNCLAYQPEEDAVQQLFRRQLQQLGVTPQVDAWGNSYGTWVPPGCDAQQPAMAMGSHLDSVPNGGRYDGVLGVAAGLTVLKQLQQQGEGSRPLRVIAWRGEESARFRSSCLGSKGACGVLTPAKAQQMVDAHGETLWQALQGCRGTDPSPVQAATTHGLLEIHIEQGPILAHQRQQQGQPVVGVVHGIAGSLRQRWPLAGLALPGFAALILAIQQLAESLDQPQRPLRMTVTPCHCAPNVGRDDATLLCVDPAQAQRLAAASPYGTAQGAEVRLTGPHRFHTGGQPMSMRWGVDQVLEAAQLLVANPQEQGVRWPAFERPGGMQLQLDIRGADSARMAEVDHALAERLGHRADAREMLGETMPDRLSQTWATQIQQVAHAQQIPTLNMASGAGHDVQIPDLHNRGLLFIASEAAGVSHHPSEAICPADLEQGLQLLLASVQALSAP, encoded by the coding sequence ATGCTGAGGTTGTTTGAATCATTTTTTAACCCGCTGGCTGCGGTGGGTCAGGGTGAACAGGGGCGCAACTGTCTGGCCTACCAACCTGAAGAGGATGCGGTGCAGCAGCTGTTTCGCCGCCAGTTGCAGCAGCTGGGTGTGACCCCTCAGGTGGATGCCTGGGGCAACAGCTATGGTACCTGGGTGCCCCCAGGGTGTGATGCGCAGCAACCGGCCATGGCCATGGGCTCCCACCTGGATAGTGTGCCCAATGGGGGGCGCTACGATGGGGTGTTGGGGGTGGCTGCGGGGTTGACGGTGCTTAAGCAGCTACAGCAGCAAGGGGAGGGGAGCAGACCCCTGCGGGTGATCGCTTGGCGGGGGGAGGAGTCTGCCCGTTTTCGTAGCTCCTGCCTGGGCAGTAAAGGGGCTTGCGGGGTGTTGACCCCGGCCAAAGCCCAACAGATGGTGGATGCCCATGGAGAGACACTCTGGCAGGCGTTGCAAGGGTGCCGGGGTACAGATCCCTCCCCAGTACAGGCGGCCACCACCCATGGCTTGTTGGAGATCCATATTGAACAGGGGCCTATCCTGGCCCATCAGCGGCAACAGCAGGGCCAGCCGGTGGTGGGGGTGGTGCATGGTATCGCCGGTTCGTTGCGCCAGCGCTGGCCCTTGGCGGGGCTGGCGTTGCCAGGTTTTGCCGCGCTTATTTTGGCCATCCAGCAGTTGGCCGAAAGCCTAGACCAACCCCAGCGGCCGCTCCGCATGACCGTGACCCCCTGCCACTGTGCCCCCAATGTGGGGCGGGACGATGCCACGTTGCTCTGTGTGGATCCGGCTCAGGCCCAGCGTTTGGCGGCGGCAAGCCCCTATGGCACGGCGCAGGGGGCTGAGGTTAGGTTGACCGGCCCCCACCGTTTTCATACCGGGGGGCAGCCCATGTCGATGCGCTGGGGGGTGGATCAGGTGCTGGAGGCCGCCCAACTGCTGGTCGCCAACCCCCAGGAGCAGGGGGTGCGTTGGCCCGCCTTTGAGCGGCCAGGGGGCATGCAGTTGCAGTTGGATATACGGGGTGCGGATTCTGCACGGATGGCTGAGGTTGATCACGCCTTGGCCGAACGGTTGGGCCACCGGGCCGATGCACGGGAGATGCTGGGGGAGACCATGCCCGACCGTTTGAGTCAAACGTGGGCCACGCAGATCCAACAGGTGGCCCATGCGCAGCAGATCCCCACCCTAAACATGGCCTCCGGTGCGGGGCATGATGTACAGATCCCGGATCTTCACAACCGGGGTTTGCTCTTTATCGCCAGCGAGGCCGCCGGGGTGAGCCATCACCCCAGTGAGGCGATCTGTCCGGCGGATCTGGAACAGGGCTTACAGTTGCTGTTGGCCAGTGTCCAAGCGCTCAGCGCCCCTTAG
- a CDS encoding tetratricopeptide repeat protein produces the protein MGKTQEDLTSRAQIEQIKQLLDAGQFETGMAQLQTSLNAHYAQLIRLKFMQSDAWMKAGALDDALSGYQRILQLDPTQITAHYNLGVIYYQKAQWPQAAQQFQAYRAQQPGHFNALNNLIHAWQNMGELAQALTLSKQLLAEHPERYQGYITLGVLRAAMQEHAAAIQAFDQALSLDPTCYTAWFNKGVSYLQQRDLERAIHALHQALKIHPEGGEVQPHLASAYYLKQRYDAWFPWFEQRLQQPHFLAQRRHFSWPFWPGADLKELAGKRLFIQSEQGVGDEALFLEALHHLPPATRVCVEVDARLIPLLKAVKFPQAMEWLPRWQNPDDWQDQRFDYRLCLGTLWARVGMNSRFCAAGQPVLGVDEQQVAHKRAHYQAQAKGRLVVGLSWKTGGYRNQLRNIALSELVAPLLAQWGQACLFVSVQYGAVHEEVAALNAQHGCDMQVDETVDALTDLHGFSVQLASCDLIVTIDNSTAHIGGRLGCPVWVLLPYSPNWFWGLHGEHTPLYPSLKLLRQQAPGQWYKPLDQMAKQLPVAR, from the coding sequence ATGGGCAAGACTCAAGAAGATCTAACCAGCCGTGCGCAGATTGAACAGATTAAACAGCTGTTGGATGCGGGCCAGTTTGAGACAGGCATGGCACAGCTGCAAACCAGCCTGAATGCCCACTACGCCCAGTTGATCCGTTTAAAATTTATGCAGAGCGATGCCTGGATGAAGGCAGGGGCGCTGGATGATGCGCTGTCGGGTTATCAGCGTATTTTGCAGCTGGATCCTACCCAGATCACCGCACACTATAACCTGGGTGTCATCTACTATCAAAAAGCCCAATGGCCACAGGCCGCACAGCAGTTTCAAGCCTACAGGGCACAGCAGCCTGGTCACTTTAATGCCCTGAATAATTTGATCCATGCTTGGCAAAATATGGGGGAGCTTGCACAAGCTCTTACCCTGAGTAAACAGCTGCTTGCAGAGCACCCAGAGCGCTACCAGGGGTATATTACCCTTGGGGTGTTACGGGCCGCCATGCAAGAACATGCTGCGGCCATACAGGCGTTTGATCAGGCGTTGAGCTTAGACCCCACCTGCTACACCGCCTGGTTTAATAAAGGGGTGTCTTATCTCCAGCAGCGGGATCTGGAGCGGGCCATCCACGCTTTGCATCAAGCACTGAAGATCCATCCAGAGGGGGGGGAGGTTCAGCCCCATCTGGCTTCGGCCTACTATTTAAAACAGCGCTATGATGCCTGGTTCCCATGGTTTGAGCAGCGTCTGCAACAGCCCCATTTTTTAGCCCAGCGGCGCCATTTTTCCTGGCCTTTTTGGCCCGGTGCCGATCTTAAGGAGCTGGCCGGAAAACGTCTGTTTATCCAGTCTGAGCAAGGGGTTGGTGATGAGGCGCTGTTTTTGGAGGCCCTGCATCACCTGCCACCGGCTACGCGGGTCTGTGTGGAGGTGGATGCCCGTTTGATCCCTCTGTTAAAGGCCGTTAAATTTCCCCAGGCCATGGAGTGGCTACCCCGCTGGCAAAACCCCGACGACTGGCAAGATCAGCGCTTTGATTATCGTCTCTGCCTGGGTACCCTTTGGGCGCGGGTGGGTATGAACAGCCGTTTTTGTGCGGCGGGCCAGCCGGTGTTGGGGGTGGATGAACAGCAGGTGGCCCACAAGCGGGCACACTATCAAGCCCAGGCCAAGGGGCGCTTGGTGGTTGGGCTCTCCTGGAAAACCGGGGGCTACCGTAACCAACTGCGTAATATTGCCCTCTCTGAGCTGGTGGCGCCACTTCTGGCGCAGTGGGGGCAGGCTTGTCTGTTTGTGAGTGTGCAGTATGGTGCGGTACACGAAGAGGTGGCCGCCTTAAATGCCCAGCACGGTTGCGATATGCAGGTGGATGAGACGGTGGATGCCCTGACTGATCTACACGGTTTTTCCGTGCAGTTGGCCAGCTGTGATCTGATTGTGACCATCGATAATAGTACCGCCCATATCGGCGGACGGCTGGGCTGCCCGGTCTGGGTGTTACTTCCCTACAGCCCCAATTGGTTCTGGGGTTTGCACGGGGAGCATACCCCCCTATACCCCAGCTTAAAACTATTGCGTCAACAGGCGCCCGGACAGTGGTATAAACCTTTGGACCAAATGGCCAAACAACTGCCCGTGGCGCGGTGA
- a CDS encoding class I SAM-dependent methyltransferase: MSQTYDVMQIDWSFCTLLEYLLTLPAPRGERPIRALDVGSGSGQHTQLMRLFGLQVTSIDKYAPDADRQEDFFEHQPDQPYDVILCSHVIEHQRNVGLFLDRIYDMLAEDGTLVITGPKHDPNTFIEGHLTICTIPLFMQNLIYAGFDCQKGKFLSVFNYENGFIVKKAANFSVAERSAAAYQWTPAHQARSLVTLEHGLTVEDAHYFSGCQVWRVKQVEGKDALMFFNPEQTHRYKKHLLCGKMPNIQVRI; this comes from the coding sequence ATGTCCCAGACATATGATGTGATGCAGATTGACTGGAGCTTCTGTACGCTGTTGGAGTATCTGTTAACCTTGCCAGCACCCCGTGGGGAGCGGCCGATCCGTGCGCTGGATGTCGGCTCGGGCTCTGGGCAGCATACCCAGCTGATGCGTCTGTTTGGGCTACAGGTGACCAGTATTGATAAATATGCGCCAGATGCGGACCGTCAAGAGGACTTTTTTGAGCATCAACCCGATCAACCCTATGATGTTATCCTCTGTTCCCATGTGATTGAGCATCAACGCAATGTGGGGCTTTTTTTGGATCGGATTTATGACATGCTGGCTGAGGATGGTACCTTGGTCATTACCGGCCCCAAACATGACCCCAATACCTTTATTGAGGGGCATTTGACCATCTGCACCATCCCCCTGTTTATGCAAAACCTGATCTATGCAGGGTTTGATTGTCAAAAGGGTAAGTTCCTGTCGGTCTTTAACTATGAGAATGGGTTTATTGTTAAAAAAGCGGCCAACTTCTCGGTGGCCGAGCGCTCCGCAGCGGCCTACCAATGGACCCCAGCCCACCAAGCCCGCTCACTGGTTACCCTGGAGCATGGGTTGACGGTGGAGGATGCCCACTACTTTAGTGGCTGTCAGGTGTGGCGGGTCAAACAGGTTGAGGGTAAGGATGCCCTGATGTTCTTTAACCCAGAGCAAACGCACCGTTATAAAAAGCATCTTCTGTGCGGTAAAATGCCCAATATTCAGGTGCGGATCTAA